One Janthinobacterium sp. TB1-E2 genomic region harbors:
- the phaP gene encoding TIGR01841 family phasin (Members of this family are phasins (small proteins associated with inclusions such as PHA granules). Note that several different families of phasins have been named PhaP despite very little sequence similarity to each other.) has protein sequence MFTNPEQFASATKALFEFQLMTFNTLTSKAVQGVEQVLALNMATAKSGIEDGIAAGKEISQAKDPKAAMAAAAAQLQPGVAGAKAYKQQLDDIIKEIHTEFTTAAEAHVAEAKSNLSALIYDVTKNVPPGSENAVAIVKAAIDNAFLGYEQVTKATKQAVKTVEEQIAKASAQVAQATEKATTGATAAPEKAAPAAKPKAAKK, from the coding sequence ATGTTTACGAATCCCGAACAATTCGCATCGGCCACCAAGGCCCTGTTTGAATTCCAGCTGATGACCTTCAACACCCTCACCTCGAAGGCCGTGCAAGGCGTGGAACAGGTGCTGGCGTTGAACATGGCCACCGCCAAGTCCGGCATCGAGGATGGCATCGCCGCCGGCAAGGAAATCAGCCAGGCCAAGGATCCGAAGGCCGCCATGGCCGCCGCCGCTGCCCAGCTGCAACCGGGCGTGGCCGGCGCCAAAGCGTATAAACAGCAACTCGACGACATCATCAAGGAAATCCACACGGAATTCACCACGGCCGCAGAAGCCCACGTGGCCGAAGCGAAAAGCAATCTGAGCGCCCTGATCTACGACGTCACGAAAAACGTGCCCCCAGGCTCGGAAAACGCCGTCGCCATCGTCAAGGCCGCCATCGACAATGCCTTCCTCGGCTACGAGCAAGTGACCAAGGCCACGAAACAGGCCGTGAAGACCGTCGAAGAGCAGATCGCCAAGGCCAGCGCGCAAGTGGCGCAGGCCACGGAAAAAGCCACGACCGGTGCCACTGCTGCGCCTGAAAAAGCAGCGCCGGCGGCCAAGCCGAAGGCTGCCAAAAAGTAA
- a CDS encoding ATP-binding protein produces the protein MNQLISSITDRANVLLVSNSPNDVRELLYVLDRHNLGTGLAGDIDEGVELAAGGTDLILLDAALAGSNIGATCMRLRNAGGRHSVPLLLMSATPSAEEQGRSVGAGASDYIKMPFNARDVAEKILMELALHKAEAPAPRAATPPRPLHPQTLEVNYHSILAGSPDAVLLFDIDNGLLIDANHLAEELFGMPLAELLQGGMEPLFPQHQSDGRASPQLLEEKIRDTLQGKIVVFRASCCHRDRRPIACEIRLMRLSVPGRQLVHARIIDLTERNLAEAMRSGQSALLEMVAKGAPLIPTLNQLLLLIEGQSRGVLCSIMLLDDDGVHMHSAAGPSLPPDYMALLEGVAIGPGVGSCGTAMFLREPVVVSDIMCDPLWAPYRELAAPFGLRACWSRPIFGQDGAVLGSFAMYYRDVRKPDARDLELIDTATDLAGIAIGRMRHERELERHRAHLEELVAERTAALTQAKEHSEQTNRELAAALENLSITQEELVRRDKLAALGALVAGIAHELNTPIGNGLVVATTMAERTREIQASFLDGLRRSELGAYLTQASEADAIMLRNLQRAADLVSSFKQIAVDRASSQRRHFLLRQFVAELMLPLSTQLKAAGLTLTQDVPEGLAMDSYPGPLGQVLSNLLENCLRHAFEGRSGGTIHIRARGSDDGKTITMSIADTGVGIAADDLVHVYDPFFTTKLGSGGSGLGLHVAHNIITGVLGGHIDATSSTGHASGTTFTLQLPAVAPQSPAP, from the coding sequence CGGGCTCGAATATCGGCGCCACCTGCATGCGCCTGCGCAATGCGGGCGGACGCCACAGCGTGCCCCTGCTGCTGATGTCGGCCACGCCCAGCGCCGAGGAACAGGGCCGCAGCGTGGGCGCCGGCGCCTCCGACTACATCAAGATGCCCTTCAACGCGCGCGACGTGGCGGAAAAAATCCTCATGGAACTGGCGCTGCACAAGGCCGAGGCGCCCGCGCCGCGTGCGGCCACGCCGCCGCGCCCCCTGCATCCGCAAACGCTGGAAGTCAATTACCACTCGATCCTGGCAGGCTCGCCCGACGCCGTGCTGCTGTTCGATATCGACAACGGCCTGCTGATCGACGCCAACCACCTGGCCGAAGAATTGTTCGGCATGCCGCTGGCCGAGCTGCTGCAAGGCGGCATGGAGCCGCTGTTCCCCCAGCATCAGAGCGACGGCCGCGCCTCGCCGCAGCTGCTGGAAGAAAAGATCCGCGATACCTTGCAAGGCAAGATCGTCGTCTTCCGCGCCAGCTGCTGCCACCGCGACAGACGCCCGATCGCCTGCGAAATCCGGCTGATGCGCCTGTCCGTGCCGGGACGCCAGCTCGTGCATGCGCGCATCATCGACTTGACTGAACGCAACCTCGCCGAAGCGATGCGCTCGGGCCAGAGCGCCCTGCTGGAAATGGTCGCCAAGGGCGCGCCGCTGATCCCGACCCTGAACCAGCTGCTGCTGCTGATCGAAGGCCAGTCGCGCGGCGTGCTCTGCTCCATCATGCTGCTCGACGACGACGGCGTCCACATGCACAGCGCGGCCGGCCCCAGTCTGCCGCCAGACTACATGGCCCTGCTCGAAGGCGTGGCCATCGGCCCCGGCGTGGGTTCTTGCGGCACGGCCATGTTCCTGCGCGAACCGGTGGTGGTCAGCGACATCATGTGCGATCCGCTGTGGGCGCCCTACCGCGAACTGGCCGCGCCGTTCGGCTTGCGCGCCTGCTGGTCGCGCCCCATCTTCGGCCAGGATGGCGCCGTACTCGGTTCCTTCGCCATGTACTACCGCGATGTGCGCAAGCCCGATGCGCGCGACCTCGAGCTGATCGACACGGCGACCGACCTGGCCGGCATCGCGATTGGCCGCATGCGCCACGAGCGCGAACTGGAGCGCCACCGCGCCCACCTGGAAGAGCTGGTGGCCGAACGCACGGCGGCCCTGACGCAGGCCAAGGAACACTCGGAACAGACGAACCGCGAATTGGCCGCCGCGCTGGAAAACCTGTCCATCACGCAGGAAGAACTGGTGCGCCGCGACAAGCTGGCCGCGCTCGGCGCGCTGGTGGCCGGCATCGCGCATGAACTCAATACGCCGATCGGCAACGGCCTGGTGGTGGCCACCACGATGGCCGAACGCACGCGCGAAATCCAGGCCAGCTTCCTCGACGGCTTGCGCCGCTCCGAACTGGGCGCCTACCTGACGCAGGCCAGCGAGGCCGACGCCATCATGCTGCGCAACCTGCAGCGCGCCGCCGACCTCGTCTCGAGCTTCAAACAGATCGCCGTCGACCGCGCCAGCTCGCAGCGCCGCCACTTCCTGCTGCGCCAGTTCGTGGCCGAGCTGATGCTGCCCCTGTCCACGCAGCTCAAGGCGGCCGGCTTGACGCTGACGCAGGACGTGCCTGAGGGCCTGGCCATGGACAGCTATCCGGGTCCGCTGGGCCAGGTGCTGAGCAACCTGCTGGAAAACTGCCTGCGCCACGCCTTCGAGGGCCGCAGCGGCGGCACCATTCACATCAGGGCGCGCGGCAGCGACGACGGCAAGACGATCACCATGTCCATCGCCGACACGGGCGTGGGCATCGCCGCCGACGATCTCGTGCACGTCTACGACCCTTTCTTCACAACCAAGCTCGGTTCCGGTGGCTCGGGCCTGGGCCTGCATGTGGCGCACAACATCATCACGGGCGTGCTGGGCGGCCATATCGACGCCACCAGCAGCACGGGCCACGCCAGCGGCACCACCTTCACCCTGCAGCTGCCCGCCGTGGCGCCGCAATCGCCCGCGCCCTGA
- a CDS encoding MFS transporter: MKNIILISAACLLALLSTIGASLPYPILPPLFAAEAPNAFNNFLGLPSKLLFGLALTINPLGLLIGSALLGPLSDRYGRRPLLMRTAVGAAIGHAITAWALVIQSYPLFIVARFITGLLEGNGAVARAMLADQLTGPLRLRAMSWLNGAFYLGWLVGPILAGATLHWGVTVPFWIAAAALMLVAVLVAVGLQRETPSLLTTSWWQVARDRHSLNLLRHEELRTLFIVQLAFTCGVASFYEFYPLWLVETANYHAQEIAWVNVGLCGTMTITSLLAGGPSRHAPLLRACWYACGVALAVGILALGNIWVGIAAIVLFGIPNALYNTVIQGWCAERFSAHGQGAVMGLLATTFCIANIVVALSGSVLTLIDTRLILVAGALSAAWAAWRMAAWRRQLDGAVEAKACQDFCS; this comes from the coding sequence ATGAAAAACATCATCCTGATTTCCGCCGCCTGCCTGCTGGCGCTGCTGTCGACCATCGGCGCCTCGCTGCCATACCCGATCCTGCCACCCCTGTTCGCGGCCGAGGCGCCGAATGCCTTCAACAATTTCCTGGGCTTGCCGTCCAAATTGCTGTTCGGCCTGGCGCTGACCATTAACCCGCTGGGCTTGCTGATCGGCTCGGCCTTGCTGGGCCCCTTGTCGGACCGCTATGGCCGCCGTCCCTTGCTGATGCGTACGGCCGTGGGCGCCGCCATCGGCCACGCCATCACGGCCTGGGCGCTGGTGATCCAGTCCTACCCTCTGTTCATCGTGGCCCGTTTCATCACGGGTTTGCTGGAAGGGAACGGCGCCGTGGCGCGCGCCATGCTGGCCGACCAGTTGACGGGGCCGCTGCGCCTGCGCGCCATGTCGTGGCTGAATGGCGCGTTTTACCTGGGCTGGCTGGTGGGCCCGATCCTGGCGGGCGCGACCCTGCATTGGGGTGTGACGGTACCGTTCTGGATTGCCGCCGCCGCCCTGATGCTCGTCGCCGTGCTGGTGGCCGTGGGTTTACAGCGTGAAACGCCCTCGCTATTGACGACGTCGTGGTGGCAAGTGGCGCGCGACCGCCATTCGCTCAATTTGCTGCGCCATGAGGAGCTGCGCACCCTGTTCATCGTGCAATTGGCGTTTACGTGCGGCGTGGCCAGTTTTTACGAGTTCTATCCGCTGTGGCTGGTCGAGACGGCCAATTACCATGCACAGGAGATTGCCTGGGTGAATGTGGGCCTGTGCGGCACGATGACCATCACGTCCTTGCTGGCGGGCGGTCCCAGCCGCCATGCGCCGCTGCTGCGGGCCTGCTGGTATGCGTGCGGTGTGGCGCTGGCCGTAGGGATATTGGCGCTGGGTAATATCTGGGTAGGCATCGCCGCCATCGTGCTGTTCGGCATTCCGAATGCCCTGTACAACACGGTGATACAGGGCTGGTGCGCCGAGCGCTTCAGCGCGCACGGACAGGGCGCCGTGATGGGTTTGCTGGCCACGACGTTTTGCATCGCCAACATCGTCGTCGCCCTCAGCGGTTCCGTGCTGACCCTGATCGATACGCGGCTGATCCTCGTCGCAGGCGCCTTGTCCGCCGCCTGGGCCGCGTGGCGCATGGCGGCCTGGCGCCGCCAGCTGGACGGCGCCGTCGAGGCGAAGGCATGCCAGGATTTCTGCAGCTAG